CGCAGCCCAGGATCAGGTCCACATAGGGCATGCAATTGGGCATCAGGATGCCCACATGCTCGCCGGGCCGGACGCCCAGAGCGATCAGCGAGCGGGCGATTTCGTAGGCCTTGCCGACGGCCTGGCGATAGGTGCGGCGGCCTTCCGGGAACACGATGGCGTCGTTGTCCGGCCAGCGGTCGGCCGCCTTGAGCAGCAGGTCGCCGAAAGTGGTCGCCTCGATGCGATGTCGGTTCATGTCCGTCCCCGTATTCCCCGCCAAAAACAGTAGGGATGGCCGCCTGCGAAAACAACCGGCGTGCGAATGACATTGGGAATACCCATTTCTTCAGGTGGATGGTATTGGCCATGCCGTTGCTGAATGATGCTGGCTGAGCCGACATCGTCCATTATGTGTGAAGAGAGGTTGCCCGTGGTTCGCCGCGCTATCGCGTTTTCAGTCATGGCCCTGGTCGCCGCCGGTGCGGCGCACGCCCAGATCACGAGCGAATCACTCGATCCGCCGCCTGGCGGCAATTACGGCGCACCAGACGAGCCGTCCCGCCCGTCCTATGGCAGCCAGCCGCAAGCCGGACAGGGGTATGGCAGGACGGCGGACCCGGCGAACGATCCCTATGCGGATCCGTCCGCGGGCGGGGTCTATGATCCTGCCGCTGGAACAGTGCGCGGTCCGACGCGCTTGCCCGGACCGGGCGGCCCGCCGGCATACGCACCCGAGCCGCGCAGCGCGCCGCCTGCCTATGGACGCAGCGCGCCGCCTGCCTATGGACGCAGCGCGCCGGAGCCGTCATATGTGCAGGGGGCCGCTCCGGCTCAGGACGGGCAGGCAGGCGTCGGCAGCTCGTGCGACCATCTTGCCGCCGAGCTCGAGCGATTCCGCGGCCCGCCGGACAATCCCCTGCTGCCACGCGATGAAGCCTGCGCCTCGGCGCGGGCAGGCGGCGAGCCGGGAAGGCCCAATGCCGCATTCCGCCAGTGTTCGGACGATTTCTACCGGGATTACGAGCAGCAGCGCGACGAGTACCGCCGCTGCATGGAGCAGGATGCCAGCAAGGCCGAACAGCGCCTTGAGCAGCGCGCCCTGACCGTGGACGCGGCCCGCAGCGGCTATGGCGGCACCGCGCCGCAGATGGCCGGCCCCTATGCCCGCCCGGGCGCGCCCGGCTGGCTCGGCGTGCAGATCGGGGCGGTGTCGCCGCAGGCGGCCTACCGGCTCGGCGCCGAGGGCACCCAGGGCGCCTATGTGCTCAATGCGGTGCTGGGCAGCCCGGCGCAGAAGGCGGGCCTGCAGCGCGGCGACATCATCACCGGCTTCGACGGCGAGGCCATCCTGCAGCCCAAGGACCTGCAATATCAGGCGGAACGCCTGACGGCGGGCCAGACGGTGCGGCTGGAAATCCTGCGCGGCGGCCAGCGCGAGATGCTGGACGTCCAGATCACCCCGCGGCCCTGAAGGCGGGCGGGCGGTCTACTTCTCGCCCTTCACATAAAGCTCCAGCTCGTTGTGCCAGTGGCGCAGCTGCTGTTCCTGGTCCGAATAGCGGGCACCCTTGTAGCCGCGCGACTGCACCCCCTGGTGGACATAGCCCATCATGCTGGCGTCCTGGTTGATGACGTAACCCAGGCCGTCGTCGCCGTACTTGATGTGCATGCGCTCGGGCCGCACCTTGCCCGACAGGTCGGTGCCGTCTTCGA
The sequence above is drawn from the Emcibacter sp. SYSU 3D8 genome and encodes:
- a CDS encoding PDZ domain-containing protein; the encoded protein is MVRRAIAFSVMALVAAGAAHAQITSESLDPPPGGNYGAPDEPSRPSYGSQPQAGQGYGRTADPANDPYADPSAGGVYDPAAGTVRGPTRLPGPGGPPAYAPEPRSAPPAYGRSAPPAYGRSAPEPSYVQGAAPAQDGQAGVGSSCDHLAAELERFRGPPDNPLLPRDEACASARAGGEPGRPNAAFRQCSDDFYRDYEQQRDEYRRCMEQDASKAEQRLEQRALTVDAARSGYGGTAPQMAGPYARPGAPGWLGVQIGAVSPQAAYRLGAEGTQGAYVLNAVLGSPAQKAGLQRGDIITGFDGEAILQPKDLQYQAERLTAGQTVRLEILRGGQREMLDVQITPRP